The proteins below are encoded in one region of Aquimarina sp. TRL1:
- a CDS encoding type IV secretory system conjugative DNA transfer family protein translates to MKNSRIGYAFGLAFFSLLFWMVYIRIVFDPWFSSIFKENLITVILHWFISKFDLTEYKIKLMCVFMTAAIFYIYKSYTKTRPNLKNYYITGGIALLFMFYPFINLRALPLPIGLFIGCCSFPLFLFCVITIKKVIYSKKIDQDQFNLENQSFMQEKEVIDTKYSLNYLLEFYYNGKKHLGAINMVEIFRSVWVYGVMGSGKTFTFLLPAIYQLIKKGFCLAIYDHKFPSMSKKTYAFYKILKPNASFFQMCFTDMRYSNKCNAIEPKNIPTITDITNVSLTILKNLKDSDERGHAFFDGSAEGICTSLIAILKKMQFKYNKEVCSVPHVIILASVKIKYLLPILLSNRDILLQVASLRDAFAGGAAEEQLTGQTATLQNKLKKLINKDFFFIASGKSDFSLDLNDPYDKKILTIGAHEDKAEVCAPYSSLYFEIISKLTSQEGKSHFAMVIDEFSSLYFKNFLKYLELGRERLCALIAGLQGVTQLSKKYSPKEAETIQEIQGTVIAGMAGAKTSKMLSEKLGKTNQRRSSVTESSENVSVSHSFYESDLVPPSRIANFSPGEFTGVIADKFENKLPQKRFLGNVLEHTESTSLKTDVELPQIYSFDSPQVQQNIKDHLKEMKKINLFSLYKKAILSGDFSNLPDNITFYLDFLNLDQHFFKSEHNHIKSMQEKEQDFDINTYLNTFFSKKLKTTVLDNEKELFLDQYMDSLFNDIEFWVKKEYQSVTGKTIDDDLFQMDDFQDQQKDLLYF, encoded by the coding sequence ATGAAGAATTCTAGAATAGGTTATGCTTTCGGTTTGGCTTTTTTTTCACTGCTCTTTTGGATGGTATATATTAGAATTGTGTTCGACCCCTGGTTTAGTTCCATCTTTAAAGAAAACTTAATAACCGTTATATTACATTGGTTTATTTCAAAATTTGATCTTACCGAATATAAAATCAAATTAATGTGTGTGTTTATGACCGCAGCCATTTTTTATATATATAAATCCTATACCAAAACTAGACCTAACTTAAAAAATTACTATATCACCGGAGGTATTGCTTTACTTTTTATGTTTTATCCTTTTATCAATTTAAGAGCCCTGCCTCTTCCCATTGGGCTTTTTATAGGTTGTTGTTCTTTCCCTTTGTTTTTGTTTTGTGTTATCACTATTAAAAAAGTTATTTATAGTAAAAAGATTGATCAGGATCAATTTAATCTTGAAAATCAATCTTTTATGCAAGAAAAGGAAGTTATAGACACCAAATACTCACTTAATTATTTACTTGAATTTTATTATAACGGTAAAAAACATCTCGGAGCAATAAATATGGTAGAAATATTTAGATCTGTCTGGGTTTATGGAGTTATGGGGTCAGGAAAAACCTTTACGTTCTTATTACCCGCTATATATCAATTAATTAAAAAGGGGTTTTGTTTAGCAATTTATGATCACAAATTCCCTTCAATGTCGAAAAAAACATATGCTTTTTATAAAATACTTAAACCTAATGCTTCTTTCTTTCAAATGTGTTTTACAGATATGAGATATTCTAATAAATGTAATGCAATAGAACCTAAAAACATTCCTACTATAACGGATATAACCAATGTTTCTTTAACGATCTTAAAAAATCTTAAAGATAGCGATGAACGTGGTCATGCTTTTTTTGATGGTTCTGCAGAGGGGATTTGTACTTCTCTTATTGCTATTTTAAAAAAAATGCAATTCAAATACAACAAAGAAGTATGTTCTGTGCCTCATGTCATCATCTTGGCTTCTGTTAAAATAAAATATCTTTTGCCTATTCTTCTTTCTAATAGAGACATTCTTTTACAAGTAGCATCTCTAAGAGATGCTTTTGCAGGAGGTGCTGCAGAAGAACAACTTACCGGACAAACAGCAACTCTACAAAATAAACTTAAAAAATTAATCAATAAAGACTTTTTCTTTATTGCTTCCGGTAAAAGTGATTTTTCTCTGGATTTAAACGATCCTTATGACAAAAAAATTCTTACCATTGGAGCTCACGAAGATAAAGCCGAAGTATGCGCCCCCTATTCATCTCTGTATTTTGAAATTATATCAAAACTTACAAGTCAAGAAGGTAAATCACATTTTGCAATGGTAATAGATGAGTTTTCAAGTTTGTATTTTAAAAATTTTCTAAAATATCTAGAATTAGGTAGAGAACGTCTTTGTGCATTAATAGCAGGACTTCAAGGTGTTACACAGCTTTCTAAAAAATACAGCCCTAAAGAAGCAGAAACCATTCAAGAAATTCAAGGAACCGTTATTGCAGGAATGGCAGGCGCTAAAACTTCTAAAATGCTGTCAGAAAAATTGGGAAAAACAAATCAAAGACGGAGTTCCGTTACCGAATCATCAGAAAATGTTAGCGTTAGTCATAGCTTTTATGAAAGTGATTTAGTGCCTCCCTCTAGAATTGCTAATTTTTCTCCAGGAGAATTTACTGGCGTTATTGCAGATAAATTTGAAAATAAACTCCCACAAAAAAGATTTTTAGGAAATGTTCTTGAACATACCGAATCTACAAGCCTTAAGACTGATGTAGAACTCCCTCAGATTTATTCTTTTGATTCTCCACAAGTACAACAAAATATTAAAGATCATCTTAAAGAAATGAAAAAAATAAATCTCTTTTCTCTTTATAAAAAAGCAATATTATCTGGAGATTTTTCAAATCTCCCAGATAATATCACCTTTTATTTAGATTTCCTTAATTTGGATCAGCATTTTTTTAAGTCAGAACACAACCACATTAAATCAATGCAAGAGAAGGAACAAGATTTTGATATCAATACATATCTTAATACTTTTTTCTCTAAAAAACTTAAAACAACTGTGCTTGATAATGAAAAAGAATTATTCTTAGACCAATATATGGATAGCCTTTTTAACGATATTGAATTCTGGGTTAAAAAAGAATATCAAAGTGTTACAGGAAAGACTATCGATGATGATTTGTTTCAAATGGATGACTTTCAAGACCAACAAAAAGATTTACTTTATTTTTAA
- a CDS encoding DEAD/DEAH box helicase, with amino-acid sequence MNHTETLGTAPTGQLFLNFNSFNDPLYKAADLESIISTLPELYPEQQFDVLKAEKRFLEGKGILFTNGTGTGKTFVGLGIAKRFSQQLKNNTIIVVPTDKKAKDWIVEGTLLGLNIRQLENIYDIKSGIIVTTYSNFYQNEKLINTHFDLVIYDECHYLLQNASGNYTEALKKHKDVAKLPSSFDEKFRRKLKKYCTDYSKEYDRNIFNMEKFEKMYNKQITEYISKTKVVFLSASPFAYHKSVLLGDGCLWNLYEKTEMLDDEFKGYNEPGDYENFFIENFGYKMRYNKLTVPDKEVNVGLMERNFYQKFEEKGIISGRQIEVDKDYSREFIIVNSNIGKRIDQGKELFYSSDFRDNYEYLSKYVDRKFNYNYTNQLLECIKAKEIIFRIKEHLKLGRKIIIFHNYNNSLPSHPFHFDAYKLTRTEEERYDISGLISDIQKFEEEYPELVNLDLSDLDNPRQTIRNAFPELKEFNGTIPKKKRSQYLEDFNSDFSKTNILMVQTKAGKEGISLHDKTGNKSRILITLGLPTAPTDAIQIEGRTYRIGLKSNAIYEYITLQTNFERMAFADKIATRSRTAENLAMGEKARNLETVFKEGYLNAHQELPSIQQGTGGKESDYRFEIISEFEKAKTYYFGLGKKTSKNRSREGKDYFATPEPLGYKIVQWLDLKPGQSALEPSAGHGAIGRFFPENTNNVFIEPSYQLSSKLSINVKGSVKTTQFENYKIWNKFEGIAMNPPFGTSGKLAMEHLAKATKHLSYTENSKIIAIVPNGPAMDKRLHSFLDNEDNWQIQITSEILLPSVVFERAGTKIYTKIIILQKDSSKTSKNVIDLTHFNDINKFFNYIEDLSIN; translated from the coding sequence ATGAATCACACAGAAACATTAGGAACAGCTCCTACAGGTCAACTATTTTTAAATTTTAACAGCTTCAATGACCCTTTGTATAAAGCTGCAGACTTGGAAAGCATTATTAGTACTTTACCTGAGTTATATCCAGAACAGCAATTCGATGTTTTAAAAGCAGAAAAAAGATTTCTGGAAGGAAAAGGAATACTTTTTACAAATGGAACTGGTACCGGAAAGACTTTTGTAGGTTTGGGAATAGCAAAGAGGTTCAGTCAACAATTAAAAAACAATACTATAATAGTTGTTCCCACAGACAAAAAGGCTAAAGACTGGATTGTTGAAGGAACTTTATTAGGTTTAAACATAAGGCAGTTAGAAAATATTTATGATATAAAATCAGGAATAATTGTTACAACTTATTCTAATTTTTATCAGAATGAAAAATTAATAAACACTCATTTTGATTTGGTTATTTATGATGAATGCCATTATTTATTACAAAATGCATCAGGAAACTACACAGAAGCATTAAAAAAGCACAAGGACGTTGCAAAACTGCCCTCTTCATTTGATGAAAAATTCAGAAGAAAATTAAAAAAATACTGTACGGATTATTCTAAAGAATATGACCGTAACATATTCAATATGGAAAAGTTCGAAAAAATGTATAACAAACAAATAACTGAATACATAAGTAAAACAAAAGTGGTCTTTTTATCAGCATCTCCTTTTGCTTATCATAAATCAGTGTTGCTTGGAGATGGCTGTTTATGGAATCTTTACGAAAAAACAGAAATGCTAGATGATGAGTTTAAAGGATATAATGAACCAGGTGATTATGAAAACTTTTTCATAGAAAATTTTGGTTATAAAATGCGCTATAACAAATTAACTGTTCCAGATAAAGAGGTAAATGTGGGATTAATGGAACGTAATTTCTATCAAAAATTTGAAGAAAAAGGAATTATATCTGGCAGACAAATAGAAGTTGATAAAGATTATTCAAGAGAGTTTATAATAGTAAATAGCAATATAGGAAAAAGAATAGATCAAGGAAAAGAACTTTTTTATTCTTCAGATTTCAGGGATAATTATGAATATCTGAGCAAGTACGTTGACAGAAAGTTTAATTATAATTATACAAACCAGTTATTAGAATGTATAAAAGCTAAAGAAATTATTTTCAGAATAAAAGAACACTTAAAATTAGGTCGTAAAATCATAATCTTTCACAACTATAACAATTCTTTACCATCTCACCCTTTTCATTTCGATGCCTATAAGCTGACAAGAACCGAAGAAGAACGCTATGATATATCAGGATTGATTTCAGACATACAAAAGTTTGAAGAAGAATATCCAGAGCTAGTTAATTTAGATTTATCTGATTTGGATAATCCTAGACAGACTATTAGAAATGCTTTTCCCGAATTAAAAGAGTTTAATGGAACAATTCCCAAAAAGAAGAGAAGCCAGTATTTAGAGGATTTTAATAGTGATTTTTCTAAAACTAATATTTTAATGGTTCAGACAAAAGCTGGAAAAGAAGGAATATCATTACACGATAAAACAGGGAACAAATCAAGAATATTAATTACACTTGGTTTGCCTACTGCCCCTACCGATGCAATACAAATAGAAGGAAGAACTTATAGAATAGGATTAAAGAGCAATGCGATTTATGAATATATAACCTTACAGACAAACTTCGAACGAATGGCATTTGCTGATAAGATCGCAACAAGATCCAGAACTGCAGAAAACCTGGCAATGGGAGAAAAAGCCAGAAATTTAGAAACGGTCTTTAAAGAAGGTTATCTCAATGCTCATCAAGAATTACCTTCAATTCAACAAGGGACAGGAGGCAAAGAATCTGATTATAGATTTGAAATTATATCTGAATTTGAAAAAGCGAAAACCTATTATTTTGGATTAGGTAAAAAAACCTCTAAAAACAGGTCCAGAGAAGGAAAGGATTATTTTGCAACACCAGAACCATTAGGATATAAAATAGTCCAGTGGTTAGACTTAAAACCAGGACAAAGCGCATTAGAACCAAGTGCTGGGCACGGAGCTATCGGAAGGTTCTTTCCCGAAAACACTAATAATGTTTTTATAGAACCAAGTTACCAACTTTCATCTAAATTATCTATCAATGTTAAAGGAAGCGTTAAAACCACTCAGTTTGAAAATTATAAAATATGGAATAAGTTTGAAGGAATAGCTATGAATCCTCCTTTCGGTACATCAGGTAAACTCGCAATGGAACATTTAGCCAAAGCAACCAAACACTTGTCATATACTGAAAATTCTAAAATAATAGCTATTGTTCCCAATGGTCCTGCAATGGATAAAAGACTACATTCGTTTTTGGATAATGAAGATAATTGGCAAATTCAAATTACTTCAGAAATACTATTACCATCAGTAGTTTTTGAAAGAGCCGGAACTAAAATTTATACTAAAATTATAATACTGCAGAAAGATTCATCAAAGACTTCTAAGAATGTTATAGACTTAACTCACTTTAATGACATTAATAAGTTCTTTAATTACATAGAGGATCTATCTATAAATTAA
- a CDS encoding DNA cytosine methyltransferase → MIVNSYFSGAGLFDIGFHLAGVPIHKSYEIDLNCCKVQKHNLNHQVIQSDIAKKLVADDNKADVMVFTYPCKKYSSIADIHGTRTGDELFLHALRHMAISLPEVFLIENVPGMKAFPVVMEAMTRLPGYYVKTFCPIKTETWLPQRRDRLIIIGSKKPFNWREPKKGKRPQLKDILEQDPKVTLPKAIKKRMKGMYRDLPIISDPDKNDIAPTCVAHYAKDKSTRLVKDKRFPLQVRPYSVREFARLQGVPDWFEFNCPDTYAYEMIGNGVSVPVGIWAGNELKRYFN, encoded by the coding sequence ATGATAGTTAATAGTTATTTTTCCGGGGCAGGTTTGTTTGATATTGGTTTTCATCTTGCAGGGGTGCCAATTCATAAATCTTATGAGATAGATCTTAATTGTTGTAAGGTTCAAAAACACAACCTTAATCACCAAGTAATACAATCTGATATCGCAAAAAAACTTGTTGCAGATGATAATAAAGCCGATGTTATGGTTTTTACTTATCCGTGTAAAAAGTATAGTAGTATTGCAGATATTCACGGAACACGAACAGGTGATGAACTTTTTCTACACGCACTAAGACATATGGCAATTTCATTACCTGAAGTATTTCTAATTGAAAATGTGCCAGGAATGAAAGCCTTTCCTGTTGTAATGGAAGCTATGACAAGACTACCCGGATATTATGTGAAAACGTTCTGTCCTATAAAAACCGAAACCTGGCTACCACAACGTAGAGATCGTTTAATCATTATTGGAAGTAAAAAACCATTTAACTGGAGAGAACCTAAAAAGGGAAAACGACCGCAGTTAAAGGATATTTTAGAACAAGATCCTAAAGTAACCTTGCCAAAGGCAATTAAAAAACGAATGAAAGGTATGTATAGAGATTTACCTATAATCTCAGACCCAGATAAAAATGATATTGCACCTACCTGTGTAGCACATTACGCTAAAGACAAATCTACTCGACTAGTTAAAGATAAAAGGTTTCCTCTACAAGTTAGACCTTATTCTGTTCGAGAATTTGCACGGCTTCAGGGAGTACCCGATTGGTTTGAATTTAATTGCCCAGATACTTACGCTTATGAAATGATAGGAAATGGCGTTTCTGTACCAGTAGGTATTTGGGCAGGAAATGAACTAAAAAGATATTTTAATTAA